A single window of Jiangella alkaliphila DNA harbors:
- a CDS encoding iron chelate uptake ABC transporter family permease subunit, with amino-acid sequence MREPMRSSPPASPGRRITRTAAVKAAMFALLVLGVLLDQGFVRIPVGEVASVLLGDEASRDMHGTVILDARLPKAIGTVLVGAALAVGGTQMQTMFRNPLADPFELGVSSGCRPGRRDRHRRLHRHDCVFQLGVLNQLGVTGAAINGPAL; translated from the coding sequence GTGCGCGAGCCGATGCGGTCGTCGCCACCGGCCAGCCCCGGCCGCCGGATCACCCGCACGGCCGCGGTGAAAGCGGCGATGTTCGCGCTCCTCGTCCTGGGAGTGCTGCTCGACCAGGGCTTCGTGCGCATCCCCGTCGGTGAGGTCGCCTCGGTGCTCCTGGGCGACGAGGCCAGCCGTGACATGCACGGGACGGTGATCCTCGACGCACGGCTGCCGAAGGCGATCGGCACGGTGCTGGTCGGGGCCGCGCTGGCAGTGGGCGGGACACAGATGCAGACGATGTTCCGCAACCCGCTGGCGGACCCGTTCGAGCTCGGGGTCAGTTCGGGGTGCCGACCTGGGCGCCGCGATCGGCATCGTCGGCTCCACCGGCACGACTGCGTGTTCCAGCTCGGGGTGCTGAATCAGCTCGGCGTGACCGGGGCGGCCATCAACGGTCCGGCCTTGTGA
- a CDS encoding CHRD domain-containing protein, which produces MVINPDGDPVPGAAGGSGEFHYRINSDQEIICYDLTTRGVEPPYESPAKTATHIHEAVAGSAGPPRLAFPNPEGDGEVRRSSGCLQGPFTAGILADGVDTGDGFNLAQIEANPAGFFGDTHTAEFPAGAVRGQLVPMPVGGVDSGLGGTADRPADRGTDMLLAGVGGLLLVGGAGAVMRRRVTT; this is translated from the coding sequence ATGGTAATCAACCCCGACGGTGACCCGGTGCCCGGCGCGGCCGGCGGCAGCGGTGAGTTCCACTACCGCATCAACTCCGACCAAGAGATCATCTGCTACGACCTCACCACCCGCGGCGTCGAACCGCCCTACGAGAGTCCGGCGAAGACGGCGACGCACATCCACGAGGCGGTCGCCGGGTCGGCCGGGCCGCCGCGCCTGGCCTTCCCGAACCCGGAGGGTGACGGCGAAGTCCGGCGCAGCTCCGGCTGCCTGCAGGGGCCGTTCACCGCCGGCATCCTCGCCGACGGTGTCGACACGGGTGACGGCTTCAACCTGGCGCAGATCGAGGCGAACCCGGCCGGGTTCTTCGGCGACACGCACACCGCGGAGTTCCCGGCCGGCGCGGTGCGCGGCCAGCTGGTGCCGATGCCGGTCGGCGGCGTGGACAGCGGACTCGGTGGCACGGCCGACCGACCCGCGGATCGGGGGACGGACATGCTGCTGGCCGGCGTCGGCGGATTGCTGCTCGTCGGCGGTGCCGGCGCCGTCATGCGGCGGCGCGTTACCACATGA
- a CDS encoding sigma factor-like helix-turn-helix DNA-binding protein translates to MAHFVLLDRADAQRAVVSVIADVCIERDVARDEVGMRRRLAYLIFVRCLASRATVASLTAERAESPNPGGRGSARAMMASLGSLAGQQRASIALVRFGGFSYRDVAILLDLPAGEVARLLATGLRELAWAGSASPGGGEQDGRGRD, encoded by the coding sequence TTGGCCCACTTCGTCCTGCTGGACCGTGCCGACGCGCAGCGTGCGGTGGTCAGTGTCATCGCCGATGTGTGTATCGAACGCGACGTGGCCCGCGACGAGGTCGGCATGCGTCGGCGTCTGGCCTATCTCATCTTCGTCCGTTGCCTGGCCTCCAGGGCGACGGTCGCGTCGTTGACGGCGGAGCGCGCTGAGTCACCGAACCCGGGGGGTCGTGGATCCGCGCGGGCGATGATGGCGAGTCTGGGTTCGCTCGCTGGTCAGCAACGTGCCTCGATCGCGTTGGTGCGCTTCGGGGGCTTCTCCTACCGTGACGTCGCGATCCTGCTCGATCTGCCGGCGGGCGAGGTGGCGAGGCTCCTGGCAACGGGTCTGCGGGAGCTCGCGTGGGCGGGTTCGGCGTCGCCGGGCGGAGGCGAGCAGGATGGCCGTGGACGCGACTGA
- a CDS encoding sigma-70 family RNA polymerase sigma factor, which translates to MTLTAADQASRTRALVTRSVVALRRQQEGTFDVVSAYDDHGRELYAFALHALGDRAQAEECVQDTFVRAWRARTTYRPDRATVRTWLFAIARNLVIDTLRARQRWPRPVDSTRAEDRADNVRASLDRLLVAEALTRLSDEHRQVIVQVQLNGVSYEELSRVTHVPVATLRTRMYYGLRSLRTALKEVGEIHA; encoded by the coding sequence GTGACACTCACAGCCGCCGACCAGGCGAGCCGGACCCGGGCACTCGTGACGAGGAGCGTGGTCGCCCTGCGCCGCCAGCAGGAGGGAACGTTCGATGTGGTGAGCGCCTACGACGACCACGGCCGGGAGCTGTACGCGTTCGCGCTCCACGCGCTCGGCGACCGCGCCCAGGCCGAAGAGTGCGTTCAAGACACCTTCGTCCGGGCCTGGCGGGCCCGGACAACCTATCGACCGGACCGCGCCACGGTCCGGACCTGGCTGTTCGCGATCGCGCGGAACCTCGTGATCGACACGCTGCGGGCCCGCCAACGCTGGCCGCGCCCGGTCGACTCCACCCGGGCCGAGGACCGGGCCGACAACGTCCGAGCCAGCCTCGACCGGCTCCTCGTCGCCGAGGCCCTGACCCGGCTGTCCGACGAGCACCGGCAGGTGATCGTGCAGGTCCAGCTGAACGGGGTGTCGTACGAGGAGCTGTCGCGGGTTACGCACGTGCCGGTGGCGACGCTGCGCACCAGGATGTACTACGGGCTGCGGTCCCTGCGGACGGCCCTGAAGGAGGTGGGCGAGATCCATGCCTGA